In Sphingomonas sp. R1, a single genomic region encodes these proteins:
- a CDS encoding glycoside hydrolase family 125 protein produces MIDRRTLLGSGLAWAATPALAGTTPDFTSKRPAPADRRFVSKAVEREIARVSRQIADPKLRWMFGNCYPNTLDTTVKMGVADGKPDAFVITGDIDALWLRDSSAQVRPYLHLAKDDADLRRLYHGLIARQARCILLDPYANAFLEDPNARTKLSWALADKTDMKPGVAERKWEIDSLCYPIRLAHDYWKATGDVTPFDAQWADSTRAILRTFREQQRKHSPGPYRFLRSSDRPTETLMLDGYGAPTRPIGLIHSGFRPSDDACVYPFLIPANYFAVTALRELAALAMAARSDAALANEAMSLAGEIAAALREYGTMRLRDGREVIAYEVDGFGNAIFMDDANVPSLSSLAYLRCFDRNDPLWQRTAVAAWSDANPYWSSGKVVEGIGGPHVGLGHIWPMSLIMRAFSQDHDPRMLRNILRMLSNSDANTGFIHEAVDQDNPATFTRDWFAWANGLFGELLVHLAATQPKLLEEML; encoded by the coding sequence ATGATCGACCGCCGCACCCTGCTCGGCTCGGGACTGGCATGGGCCGCCACGCCGGCTTTAGCCGGCACGACGCCCGACTTCACCAGCAAGCGCCCCGCTCCCGCCGACCGTCGCTTCGTCAGCAAGGCGGTAGAGCGTGAGATCGCTCGCGTTTCCCGCCAGATCGCCGATCCCAAGCTGCGTTGGATGTTCGGCAATTGCTATCCCAACACGCTCGACACCACCGTGAAAATGGGTGTGGCGGACGGGAAACCGGATGCGTTCGTCATCACGGGCGATATCGATGCGCTCTGGTTACGCGACAGCTCGGCGCAGGTGCGGCCCTATCTGCATCTCGCCAAGGACGATGCCGATCTGCGCCGGCTGTATCACGGCCTGATCGCACGGCAGGCGCGCTGCATCCTGCTCGATCCCTACGCCAACGCCTTTCTCGAGGATCCGAACGCGCGCACCAAGCTGAGCTGGGCGCTGGCGGACAAGACCGACATGAAACCGGGCGTTGCCGAACGCAAGTGGGAGATCGACAGCCTCTGCTATCCCATTCGATTGGCACATGATTATTGGAAGGCGACCGGCGACGTAACACCGTTCGACGCGCAGTGGGCCGACTCTACCCGTGCCATCCTGCGCACCTTCCGCGAGCAACAGCGCAAGCACAGCCCCGGCCCGTACCGCTTCCTGCGCAGCAGCGATCGACCTACCGAAACGCTGATGCTCGACGGCTATGGCGCGCCGACCCGGCCCATCGGGCTCATCCACTCCGGATTCCGCCCCTCGGATGACGCCTGCGTCTATCCCTTTCTTATTCCAGCGAATTACTTTGCGGTAACGGCACTTCGTGAGCTTGCGGCACTCGCAATGGCAGCCCGCAGCGATGCTGCGCTTGCGAACGAAGCCATGTCACTGGCCGGTGAGATCGCAGCGGCACTGCGTGAATATGGCACGATGCGGCTGCGCGACGGGCGCGAGGTGATTGCCTATGAGGTCGATGGGTTCGGCAACGCGATCTTCATGGACGACGCGAATGTACCGTCGCTTTCCAGCCTCGCCTATCTGCGCTGCTTCGACCGGAACGACCCATTGTGGCAGCGTACGGCTGTTGCTGCGTGGAGCGATGCCAACCCCTATTGGTCCAGCGGCAAGGTGGTCGAGGGCATTGGCGGTCCACATGTCGGCCTCGGGCACATATGGCCGATGTCGTTGATCATGCGCGCTTTTTCACAGGATCACGATCCGCGAATGCTTCGCAATATCCTGCGAATGCTTAGCAATAGTGACGCGAACACCGGCTTCATCCACGAGGCTGTCGACCAGGATAACCCCGCAACGTTCACCCGCGACTGGTTCGCCTGGGCCAACGGCCTGTTCGGCGAGCTGCTCGTCCACTTGGCCGCCACGCAACCCAAACTCCTCGAGGAGATGCTGTGA
- a CDS encoding GH92 family glycosyl hydrolase — translation MLTRRRLLGTSAIGLAAIGMPRAAAAQAPRRTAPNLFIGTGGTGHTYPGASLPFGMVQLSPDTGVERWETCSGYYHSDGSILGFSHTHLSGTGIGDMLDLLVVPGRGPVVLQPGTREKPESGYRQRYHDEHAEPGYYSVSLANGVRAELSVTERTGWHRYTFPAGAGHILLDLSHLVLDSSDSPPLIADAAIDVASDGTITGQRQVFRWAKGRKIFFALQLSRQPDRITFFADDDAEQPAGSRKVTGRRLKAVLHYDDAGKAPILVRCGLSAVDMAGARANLVTEARHWDFDSIRREATARWHPALDAVRVEGGTPDQRTILSTALYHAQLAPTLFSDVDGRYVGMDGQIHTVPRGGAAYSTYSLWDTYRALHPLLTLIAPDRVKSLVDDLIRQTAQSPYGPLVWPLQGKETGTMIGWHGVVPLAEAQAKGIPADYAAAWPAIRRRSFDFAAKDLDNSKGRDLYDRLGYVPADKWWESVSRTQEYAYDDWASAHLAAAIGEQADAARLAKRSGNWRNVIDGSIGFARPRFADGSWWTPYDPVQLGHMPKPWWRDYTEANGWQATFLNQHDVHGLIAHMGGDARFEAKLDALFNAPSTLPDNAPPDISGLVGQYAHGNEPDQHAAYLYAYCGAPWKTQAMVRRLCTEMYKNDPDGIIGNDDCGQMSAWFVFSALGFYPVDPVAAVYVFGSPLFERAEVTVGNGKRLVVEAPGNRADTPYIAAVTWNGRPWTKSWIAHADLVKGGTLRFTMSATPNPAFGRAPADRPPSNGRTPG, via the coding sequence ATGCTCACCCGTCGCCGCTTGCTCGGCACCAGCGCCATTGGTCTCGCCGCCATCGGAATGCCCCGCGCAGCAGCTGCTCAGGCACCTCGCCGCACTGCACCAAATCTATTTATCGGCACCGGCGGTACCGGCCACACCTATCCAGGCGCATCGTTACCCTTTGGCATGGTGCAACTCAGCCCCGACACCGGCGTAGAGCGCTGGGAAACCTGCTCGGGCTATTATCACAGCGACGGCTCGATCCTCGGCTTCTCGCACACCCACCTGTCCGGCACCGGCATCGGCGACATGCTCGATCTGCTCGTTGTCCCCGGGCGGGGACCGGTCGTTCTGCAGCCGGGCACGCGCGAGAAGCCCGAAAGCGGCTACCGCCAGCGCTATCACGACGAGCATGCAGAACCCGGCTATTACAGCGTTTCGCTTGCCAACGGTGTCCGGGCGGAGCTCAGCGTCACCGAACGAACCGGTTGGCATCGCTACACATTCCCCGCCGGCGCCGGGCATATCCTGCTCGACCTGTCGCACTTGGTGCTCGATAGCTCCGACAGTCCGCCGCTGATCGCCGATGCGGCGATCGACGTGGCGTCCGACGGCACGATCACCGGCCAGCGACAAGTTTTCCGCTGGGCGAAGGGCCGCAAGATCTTCTTCGCGCTCCAGCTATCGCGGCAGCCCGACCGCATCACCTTCTTCGCCGATGACGATGCCGAGCAGCCCGCTGGCAGCCGCAAGGTCACCGGACGGCGACTGAAGGCCGTGCTGCACTATGACGACGCCGGGAAGGCCCCGATTCTCGTGCGATGCGGCCTTTCCGCGGTCGATATGGCGGGCGCGCGCGCCAATCTGGTCACCGAAGCGAGACATTGGGACTTCGATTCAATCCGCCGCGAAGCCACCGCACGGTGGCATCCCGCGCTCGATGCGGTACGCGTCGAGGGCGGCACCCCGGACCAGCGCACCATCCTGAGCACCGCGCTTTACCACGCCCAGCTCGCGCCCACGCTCTTTTCGGACGTGGATGGCCGGTATGTCGGCATGGACGGGCAGATCCACACCGTGCCCAGGGGCGGCGCGGCGTATAGCACCTACTCGCTGTGGGACACGTATCGCGCGCTGCACCCGCTGCTGACCCTGATCGCGCCCGATCGGGTGAAGTCGCTGGTCGATGACCTGATCCGCCAGACCGCGCAATCGCCCTATGGCCCACTCGTCTGGCCGCTGCAGGGCAAGGAAACCGGCACGATGATCGGCTGGCACGGCGTGGTGCCGCTCGCAGAGGCGCAGGCCAAGGGCATTCCGGCGGACTATGCCGCGGCCTGGCCGGCGATCCGCCGCCGCAGCTTTGATTTCGCCGCGAAGGACCTCGACAACAGCAAGGGCCGCGATCTCTACGACCGCCTGGGCTATGTCCCGGCCGACAAATGGTGGGAAAGCGTCAGCCGCACGCAGGAATATGCCTATGACGACTGGGCATCCGCGCACCTCGCCGCGGCGATCGGCGAACAGGCCGACGCAGCGCGGCTCGCCAAGCGTTCGGGCAACTGGCGCAACGTGATCGACGGCAGCATCGGCTTTGCGCGTCCGCGATTTGCCGATGGCAGCTGGTGGACGCCCTATGATCCGGTCCAGCTCGGCCATATGCCCAAGCCCTGGTGGCGCGACTATACCGAGGCGAATGGCTGGCAGGCGACCTTCCTCAACCAGCACGACGTCCACGGCCTGATCGCGCATATGGGGGGCGACGCCAGGTTCGAGGCGAAGCTCGACGCGCTGTTCAACGCGCCTTCCACCCTGCCCGACAATGCGCCGCCCGATATCTCGGGCCTGGTGGGTCAGTACGCGCACGGCAATGAGCCGGACCAGCATGCCGCCTATCTGTACGCCTATTGCGGCGCGCCGTGGAAAACGCAGGCGATGGTCCGCCGACTGTGCACGGAGATGTACAAGAACGATCCCGACGGCATCATCGGCAACGATGATTGCGGCCAGATGAGCGCCTGGTTCGTCTTCTCCGCGCTTGGCTTCTACCCTGTCGATCCCGTGGCGGCGGTGTACGTCTTCGGCTCGCCGCTGTTCGAGCGCGCCGAAGTGACGGTGGGTAATGGCAAGCGGCTCGTGGTCGAGGCGCCGGGCAACCGCGCCGACACGCCCTATATCGCCGCCGTCACCTGGAACGGCCGCCCCTGGACCAAAAGCTGGATCGCGCACGCCGATCTGGTGAAGGGCGGAACGCTGCGCTTTACCATGTCGGCTACCCCCAACCCCGCCTTCGGACGCGCGCCGGCCGATCGTCCGCCGTCCAACGGCCGCACGCCCGGCTGA
- a CDS encoding N(4)-(beta-N-acetylglucosaminyl)-L-asparaginase, with protein MEIRRRDALKLGAAGAAALPAARVFAQPSGARALIVSTWDFGAAANAAAYAQWKKSGSLIDAVEAGAWVPEADPTNHSVGYGGYPDRDGHVTLDAIIMDDRGNVGAVAALEDVLHPISVARRVMEKTPHTFLVGEGARQFALEQGFPRTKLLTPEAEAAWRDWLKTAKYRPIANIENQRGSALDHDTIGIVACDAGGRLAGACTTSGMAFKLRGRVGDSPQAGCGLMVEPDVGAATATGVGEEVTRIAGSARIVSSMRAGMSPMAACREAVLHIAKLRGDAVKDAQVAFLAINREGLVGAYALQPGFTYAVTDMGGATSVLAAESLRPSTKN; from the coding sequence ATGGAAATCCGTCGTCGCGATGCGTTGAAATTGGGGGCGGCGGGTGCCGCGGCATTGCCCGCGGCGCGCGTCTTTGCGCAGCCGAGCGGCGCGCGCGCGCTGATCGTCTCTACCTGGGATTTCGGCGCGGCGGCCAACGCTGCCGCCTATGCGCAGTGGAAGAAAAGCGGTTCGCTGATCGATGCCGTGGAAGCCGGCGCCTGGGTGCCCGAAGCCGATCCGACCAACCACTCCGTCGGCTATGGCGGCTATCCGGATCGTGACGGCCACGTCACGCTGGATGCGATCATCATGGACGATCGCGGCAATGTCGGCGCGGTCGCCGCGCTGGAAGACGTGCTCCACCCGATCTCGGTCGCGCGGCGCGTCATGGAAAAGACGCCGCACACGTTCCTGGTCGGCGAAGGTGCCCGCCAATTCGCGCTCGAACAGGGTTTCCCCCGGACCAAGCTGCTGACGCCCGAGGCGGAAGCCGCGTGGCGGGACTGGTTGAAGACCGCCAAGTACAGGCCGATCGCGAACATCGAGAACCAGCGCGGTTCGGCGCTCGACCATGACACGATCGGCATCGTGGCGTGTGACGCCGGCGGCCGGCTGGCCGGCGCCTGCACGACATCGGGCATGGCGTTCAAGCTACGTGGCCGGGTGGGCGACTCCCCCCAGGCCGGGTGCGGGCTGATGGTCGAGCCGGATGTCGGCGCGGCCACCGCCACGGGCGTCGGCGAAGAAGTGACGCGGATTGCCGGTTCCGCGCGCATCGTATCGTCGATGCGCGCCGGCATGAGCCCGATGGCGGCCTGCCGCGAAGCCGTTTTGCACATCGCCAAATTGCGTGGCGATGCCGTCAAGGACGCGCAGGTCGCGTTCCTGGCGATCAACCGCGAGGGCCTGGTCGGGGCATATGCCCTGCAGCCAGGGTTTACCTATGCGGTTACCGACATGGGGGGAGCGACGAGCGTGCTCGCCGCGGAAAGCCTGCGTCCGTCAACAAAGAACTGA
- a CDS encoding glycoside hydrolase family 3 C-terminal domain-containing protein encodes MPLLPLLLLTGDPDPVAAAIAKMTIEQKAAQLQSTAPADPVIGLPAYDWWNEGLHGLARDGYATVFPQAIGLAATWDVELLHKVGDTVATEARAKFNAKPVTADRKIYEGLTIWSPNINIFRDPRWGRGQETYGEDPFLTGHLAVGFIQGLQGPDPAHPKVLATPKHFAVHSGPEAGRDGFDVDPSPQDLESTYTPAFRLAITEGKAQSLMCAYNSIHGTPACASGGLLNDRLRKDWGFTGLTVSDCDAVANIHLFHHYRLDAAEASAAAIKGGMDLNCGTTYAALPEAVKRGLVSEAEVDVALKRALDARRALGIAFGGANPWSKIRPGERGTPAQRALALEAARKAIVLLKNDGDRLPLTTGGRIAVIGANADDLGVLEGNYHGTARDPVTPLDGIRRQFGADRIVYAQGSPLADGAAVIMPETAFRDEGKPGLKAEYFASPTVTGTPVATRRDRRIDFNYTRAAPLPGLDPTGFAVRWSGEFTPPGAGDYELAIDIPACWKDCTTHDAVRLWVGGKLLHDGPLGKARVAVKVASDGKPVPFRMEIDHRSEDFGVRLMWQPPAEPMLAQALAAARNADTIVAVLGLSPDLEGEALSVSIPGFVGGDRTDIALPRPQFELLKALRKTGKPLVLVLTSGSAVSVDPALADAILEAWYPGEEGGTAIAETLAGRNNPSGRLPLTFYASTDDLPAFVDYGMKERTYRFFTGKPLWGFGHGLSYTRFAYGDVAVKSAGIGQPVQVNAKLTNAGNRSGEEVTQIYVVTPDAGKPGGFTTPVLQRQLAGFRRTALAPGNSASLSFKLDPRGLSSVARDGTRRVLPGTYRVWVGGGQPGDGPGQWAEFTLHGPAQELPK; translated from the coding sequence ATGCCCCTTCTTCCGCTGCTTCTCCTGACCGGCGACCCCGATCCGGTCGCCGCTGCGATCGCCAAGATGACGATCGAGCAGAAGGCCGCACAGCTCCAGAGCACCGCGCCCGCGGACCCTGTGATCGGCCTTCCCGCCTATGACTGGTGGAACGAGGGCCTGCACGGCCTCGCCCGCGACGGTTATGCCACGGTGTTCCCCCAGGCGATCGGCCTCGCCGCCACCTGGGACGTGGAGCTGCTCCACAAGGTGGGCGACACGGTCGCCACCGAGGCGCGCGCCAAGTTCAACGCGAAGCCCGTGACCGCCGATCGCAAGATCTATGAGGGGCTGACGATCTGGTCGCCCAACATCAACATCTTCCGCGATCCGCGCTGGGGCCGCGGCCAGGAAACCTATGGCGAGGATCCGTTCCTCACCGGGCATCTGGCGGTAGGCTTCATCCAGGGGCTGCAGGGGCCGGACCCGGCGCATCCCAAGGTGCTCGCGACGCCCAAGCATTTCGCGGTGCATAGCGGGCCCGAGGCGGGACGCGACGGCTTCGACGTCGATCCCAGCCCGCAGGACCTGGAATCGACCTACACCCCCGCCTTTCGCCTCGCGATCACCGAAGGCAAGGCGCAGTCGCTGATGTGTGCGTACAACTCGATCCACGGTACGCCGGCGTGCGCATCGGGCGGGCTGCTGAACGATCGGCTGCGCAAGGACTGGGGCTTTACCGGCCTCACCGTGTCGGACTGCGATGCGGTGGCGAACATCCATCTGTTTCACCACTACCGCCTCGACGCCGCCGAAGCCTCGGCCGCGGCAATCAAGGGCGGCATGGATCTCAACTGCGGCACCACCTACGCCGCGCTGCCCGAGGCGGTGAAGCGCGGGCTGGTGAGCGAGGCGGAGGTCGACGTGGCGCTCAAGCGCGCGCTGGACGCCCGCCGCGCGTTGGGTATCGCGTTCGGGGGCGCCAATCCCTGGAGCAAGATCAGGCCCGGCGAGCGCGGCACCCCGGCGCAGCGTGCGCTGGCGCTGGAAGCCGCGCGCAAGGCGATCGTGCTGCTCAAGAACGACGGCGACCGCCTGCCGCTCACCACCGGCGGCCGCATCGCGGTGATCGGCGCCAATGCCGATGATCTGGGCGTTCTTGAGGGCAATTACCACGGCACTGCCAGAGATCCGGTGACGCCGCTCGATGGCATACGTCGCCAATTCGGTGCGGATCGCATCGTCTACGCGCAAGGATCGCCATTGGCGGACGGCGCCGCGGTGATCATGCCGGAGACCGCCTTCCGCGACGAAGGCAAACCGGGTCTCAAGGCCGAGTATTTCGCCAGCCCCACGGTAACCGGCACGCCCGTCGCCACCCGGCGGGATCGCCGCATCGACTTCAACTACACCCGCGCCGCGCCGCTGCCCGGGCTCGATCCCACCGGCTTCGCGGTGCGCTGGAGCGGCGAGTTCACGCCCCCGGGCGCCGGCGACTACGAGCTCGCAATCGATATTCCCGCCTGCTGGAAGGATTGCACCACGCACGACGCGGTCCGGCTGTGGGTCGGCGGCAAGCTCCTCCATGACGGCCCGCTCGGCAAGGCGCGCGTGGCGGTAAAGGTCGCGAGCGATGGCAAGCCGGTGCCGTTCCGCATGGAAATCGACCATCGCAGCGAGGATTTCGGCGTCCGCCTGATGTGGCAGCCCCCGGCCGAGCCGATGCTCGCCCAGGCGCTGGCCGCCGCCAGGAATGCGGACACGATCGTCGCCGTACTTGGTCTGTCGCCCGATCTGGAGGGCGAGGCGCTCAGCGTCTCGATCCCCGGCTTTGTCGGCGGCGACCGGACCGACATTGCCCTGCCCCGCCCGCAGTTCGAACTGCTCAAGGCGCTGCGCAAGACCGGCAAGCCGCTCGTCCTGGTCCTCACCAGCGGCAGCGCGGTGTCGGTCGACCCGGCGCTGGCCGACGCGATCCTCGAAGCCTGGTATCCCGGCGAAGAAGGCGGCACCGCGATTGCAGAGACGCTGGCAGGCAGGAACAATCCCTCGGGCCGCCTGCCGCTGACCTTCTATGCCTCGACCGACGATCTTCCGGCGTTCGTCGACTATGGCATGAAGGAGCGTACCTACCGCTTCTTCACGGGCAAGCCGCTTTGGGGCTTCGGCCATGGCCTCAGCTATACGCGCTTCGCCTATGGCGACGTGGCGGTGAAGTCGGCAGGCATCGGTCAGCCGGTACAGGTCAACGCCAAACTCACCAATGCGGGCAACCGCAGCGGTGAGGAAGTGACGCAAATCTACGTCGTGACACCCGACGCTGGCAAACCAGGCGGGTTCACCACGCCAGTGCTCCAGCGCCAACTGGCCGGCTTTCGGCGCACGGCATTGGCACCGGGCAACTCGGCCAGTCTCTCGTTCAAGCTCGATCCACGCGGCCTCAGCAGCGTGGCGCGCGACGGCACCCGCCGGGTGCTCCCGGGCACCTATCGGGTCTGGGTCGGCGGAGGCCAGCCCGGCGATGGGCCGGGACAATGGGCCGAATTCACGCTCCATGGTCCCGCACAGGAGTTGCCGAAATGA
- a CDS encoding alpha-L-fucosidase: protein MTTLSRRALVAAGIASPALAHAATGAASITSALKPYGATPSPRQWKWHQREQYAFIHFSMNTFTDKEWGYGDEDPKTFNPSDFNADQIVAAAKAGGLKGLILVCKHHDGFCLWPTTLTEHCIRNSPYQNGKGDIVREMSDACKRAGLPFGVYLSPWDRNHPDYGRPGYITYYRAQLTELCTRYGKLFEVWFDGANGGDGYYGGARETRKIDAPAYYNWPSIVALVHKLQPDACTFDPLGADIRWVGNEDGVAGDPCWPTMPNHPYVQSEGNSGVRGGALWWPAETDVSIRPGWFYHADEDSRVKSPERLVQLYDESVGRGTNLNLNLPPDRRGRIADQDVKILKSFGDAIRATFAQDLAKGSVAHASAVRGRGHEAARVLDGNRETYWSTPDGTTTATLTLELTPGTRFDVIRLREYLPLGVRVTRFAVEAEIDGTWQQLAEKQCISAQRILRLPRPIAPRRVRLRILDAPACPAISEFALFRSVAPVPVSPIVSSDPTVLDTRGWTIVSASTAGAEKLLDRDPGTIWTLPAPRAGAPASVTIDLGARTTLAGFSLTPSRHVMIGAAPPKGYQAETSVDGTNWEPAATGEFSNIAYALSTQRIAFGRGRAARFLRLTFAETALPEAKLAIAEIGGFTTPR from the coding sequence ATGACCACCCTCTCCCGCCGCGCGCTGGTCGCCGCCGGAATCGCCAGCCCAGCACTCGCCCATGCCGCGACCGGCGCAGCGTCCATCACGTCCGCCCTCAAGCCCTACGGCGCTACGCCGAGCCCGCGCCAGTGGAAGTGGCACCAGCGCGAGCAATATGCCTTCATCCATTTCTCGATGAACACCTTCACCGACAAGGAATGGGGCTATGGCGACGAGGACCCCAAGACCTTCAACCCCAGCGACTTCAACGCCGACCAGATCGTCGCGGCGGCCAAGGCGGGCGGGCTGAAGGGCCTGATCCTGGTCTGCAAGCACCATGACGGCTTCTGCCTCTGGCCGACCACGCTCACCGAGCATTGCATTCGCAACAGCCCGTACCAGAACGGCAAGGGCGACATCGTCCGCGAGATGTCGGACGCGTGCAAGCGCGCCGGCCTGCCCTTTGGCGTTTACCTTTCGCCCTGGGACCGCAACCACCCCGACTACGGCCGCCCCGGCTACATCACCTATTACCGCGCGCAGCTGACCGAGCTATGCACCCGCTACGGCAAGCTGTTCGAGGTTTGGTTCGACGGCGCCAATGGCGGCGACGGCTATTATGGCGGCGCGCGCGAGACACGGAAGATCGATGCCCCCGCCTATTACAACTGGCCGTCGATCGTGGCGCTGGTCCACAAGCTCCAGCCGGATGCGTGCACCTTCGATCCGCTCGGCGCCGATATCCGCTGGGTCGGCAACGAAGACGGCGTGGCGGGCGATCCCTGCTGGCCGACCATGCCCAACCACCCCTATGTCCAGAGCGAGGGCAATTCCGGCGTGCGCGGCGGCGCGCTCTGGTGGCCGGCCGAGACCGATGTCTCGATCCGCCCGGGCTGGTTCTATCATGCTGATGAGGATTCGCGGGTGAAGAGCCCGGAACGACTGGTGCAGCTTTATGACGAGTCCGTCGGCCGTGGGACCAATCTGAACCTCAATCTGCCGCCGGACCGGCGTGGTCGCATCGCAGACCAGGACGTGAAGATCCTAAAGAGCTTCGGCGACGCGATCCGCGCGACCTTTGCGCAGGATCTGGCGAAGGGGTCGGTCGCCCATGCCAGCGCGGTGCGCGGCCGCGGCCATGAGGCGGCCCGCGTGCTCGACGGCAATCGCGAGACCTATTGGTCGACGCCCGATGGCACGACGACCGCCACCCTCACGCTCGAACTCACGCCCGGCACCCGCTTCGACGTGATTCGTCTCCGCGAATATCTGCCGCTCGGCGTACGCGTCACCCGCTTCGCAGTGGAGGCGGAGATCGACGGCACCTGGCAGCAGCTTGCCGAAAAACAGTGCATCTCCGCGCAGCGGATCCTTCGCCTGCCCCGCCCGATCGCACCGCGGCGCGTGCGCCTGCGGATCCTCGATGCGCCCGCCTGCCCCGCGATCAGCGAGTTCGCGCTGTTCCGCTCGGTAGCGCCCGTGCCGGTCTCCCCGATCGTGTCGTCCGATCCCACCGTGCTCGATACGCGCGGCTGGACGATCGTCTCCGCCAGCACGGCAGGCGCGGAAAAGCTGCTGGATCGCGATCCGGGGACGATCTGGACGCTGCCGGCGCCGCGTGCCGGCGCCCCGGCAAGCGTCACCATCGATCTCGGTGCCCGCACCACCCTCGCCGGGTTCAGCCTCACGCCATCCCGCCACGTGATGATCGGTGCCGCCCCACCCAAGGGGTATCAGGCGGAAACCAGCGTGGACGGTACCAATTGGGAGCCTGCTGCTACCGGTGAGTTCAGCAACATCGCCTATGCGCTGTCGACCCAGCGAATCGCCTTTGGCCGTGGCCGCGCTGCACGATTCCTGCGCCTGACGTTCGCCGAGACCGCGCTGCCCGAAGCCAAGCTCGCCATCGCCGAAATCGGCGGGTTCACCACGCCCCGCTGA